In Euphorbia lathyris chromosome 10, ddEupLath1.1, whole genome shotgun sequence, a single genomic region encodes these proteins:
- the LOC136209855 gene encoding B3 domain-containing protein REM9-like translates to MSISELINMAPRRSAKKETISRFFKIILQPNIEQNMLSLPLKFLSKYRNKLSDIAKLTVSDGRVWKVGLERIGENIWLDDGFHEFSRYYSLRHGHQLYFDYKGMSDFTLHIFNLSCCEISYPSQNQNHVHTCDSPPPPPPPPPPPPPHPKKKTIMNCEYRNENNILSPRHFKSKKPHFEIMLKDHNFSHRIVYVPTEFSRKHMARPLAKTEYIALELSNGKKWDVSVKRKKCGRLVIGGGWMTFIEENSLKERDVCIFELVKKNVFKVYLFIAL, encoded by the exons ATGTCCATTTCAGAGCTAATCAATATGGCTCCCCGGCGATCAGCAAAGAAGGAGACAATATCAAGATTCTTCAAGATCATTCTTCAACCTAACATTGAACAAAATATGCTC AGTCTTCCACTTAAGTTTCTCAGCAAGTACAGGAATAAGCTTTCAGATATTGCCAAACTCACTGTATCAGATGGCCGAGTTTGGAAGGTAGGGCTTGAAAGAATTGGGGAAAACATTTGGTTGGATGATGGCTTCCATGAATTTTCTAGATACTATTCACTTAGACATGGACATCAGTTATACTTCGACTATAAGGGTATGTCTGATTTCACCCTTCACATATTCAACCTGAGCTGCTGTGAGATTTCATATCCatctcaaaatcaaaatcatgttcaTACTTGtgattctcctcctcctcctcctcctcctcctcctcctcctcctccacaTCCAAAGAAGAAAACAATTATGAATTGTGAATATAGGAACGAGAACAACATTCTTTCTCCGAGACATTTCAAATCTAAAAAGCCTCATTTCGAGATTATGCTCAAAGATCATAATTTCAGTCATCGTATCGTG TATGTGCCAACGGAATTTTCCAGGAAACATATGGCAAGACCATTAGCTAAAACTGAGTACATTGCACTTGAACTCAGTAATGGAAAGAAATGGGATGTGTCGGTTAAACGGAAAAAGTGTGGACGTTTGGTTATTGGAGGAGGATGGATGACATTTATCGAGGAGAATAGCCTCAAAGAAAGAGATGTTTGTATTTTTGAGCTTGTTAAGAAGAATGTATTCAAAGTTTATCTATTTATTGCTTTGTAG
- the LOC136207963 gene encoding uncharacterized protein isoform X1, with amino-acid sequence MASPYASYSLFSSSRLHTSTQLALRHISPSTHGPKQGLALNFEQHTGIFSGKRNGINEKSRLNISCAMNMTAGQSGDPEKLSFDRLMNKARKLWDSSPQPVKSFPWNRAMENFIQLILDLTVAVIKYLCLPVLTVTSLSEMSYCAHHKKLYFVPFPLLIGVVVAGVLQETILELSPLIKDAEVPWHLISIAIFFTLIKFLGPYYPFWGRIFIPHFANGVLWRAAWSAFLWSRRPRKTSEESTVEKDA; translated from the exons ATGGCCTCTCCATATGCCTCCTATTCATTATTTTCTTCCTCCCGTCTCCATACATCGACTCAATTGGCTCTCAGGCATATTTCCCCTTCCACCCATGGACCCAAG CAGGGACTAGCACTAAATTTTGAACAGCACACCGGCATTTTCAGCGGTAAAAGAAATGGGATTAATGAAAAATCTAGACTGAATATCTCTTGTGCAATGAATATGACAGCAGGACAGTCCGGTGACCCGGAGAAGTTAAGCTTTGACCGTCTTATGAACAAGGCGAGAAAATTGTGGGACAGTTCTCCTCAGCCAGTTAAGAGCTTCCCGTGGAATAGAGCAATGGAGAACTTCATTCAACTCATACTTGATCTCACCGTGGCAGTTATCAAATATTTGTGTCTGCCAGTGCTGACGGTTACCTCCCTTAGCGAAATGTCATATTGTGCACATCACAAGAAGctatattttgttccttttcCACTCCTTATTGGTGTTGTTGTAGCTGGGGTCTTACAAGAAACCATCTTGGAACTATCTCCGCTAATCAAG GACGCAGAAGTTCCATGGCATCTGATATCAATTGCAATATTTTTCACATTGATCAAATTTCTGGGTCCATATTACCCATTTTGGGGCCGCATATTTATTCCACACTTTGCAAATGGGGTGCTATGGAGAGCTGCATGGTCTGCATTTTTGTGGTCTAGAAGACCCAGAAAGACATCAGAGGAAAGTACAGTCGAAAAAGATGCCTGA
- the LOC136207963 gene encoding uncharacterized protein isoform X2 encodes MASPYASYSLFSSSRLHTSTQLALRHISPSTHGPKGLALNFEQHTGIFSGKRNGINEKSRLNISCAMNMTAGQSGDPEKLSFDRLMNKARKLWDSSPQPVKSFPWNRAMENFIQLILDLTVAVIKYLCLPVLTVTSLSEMSYCAHHKKLYFVPFPLLIGVVVAGVLQETILELSPLIKDAEVPWHLISIAIFFTLIKFLGPYYPFWGRIFIPHFANGVLWRAAWSAFLWSRRPRKTSEESTVEKDA; translated from the exons ATGGCCTCTCCATATGCCTCCTATTCATTATTTTCTTCCTCCCGTCTCCATACATCGACTCAATTGGCTCTCAGGCATATTTCCCCTTCCACCCATGGACCCAAG GGACTAGCACTAAATTTTGAACAGCACACCGGCATTTTCAGCGGTAAAAGAAATGGGATTAATGAAAAATCTAGACTGAATATCTCTTGTGCAATGAATATGACAGCAGGACAGTCCGGTGACCCGGAGAAGTTAAGCTTTGACCGTCTTATGAACAAGGCGAGAAAATTGTGGGACAGTTCTCCTCAGCCAGTTAAGAGCTTCCCGTGGAATAGAGCAATGGAGAACTTCATTCAACTCATACTTGATCTCACCGTGGCAGTTATCAAATATTTGTGTCTGCCAGTGCTGACGGTTACCTCCCTTAGCGAAATGTCATATTGTGCACATCACAAGAAGctatattttgttccttttcCACTCCTTATTGGTGTTGTTGTAGCTGGGGTCTTACAAGAAACCATCTTGGAACTATCTCCGCTAATCAAG GACGCAGAAGTTCCATGGCATCTGATATCAATTGCAATATTTTTCACATTGATCAAATTTCTGGGTCCATATTACCCATTTTGGGGCCGCATATTTATTCCACACTTTGCAAATGGGGTGCTATGGAGAGCTGCATGGTCTGCATTTTTGTGGTCTAGAAGACCCAGAAAGACATCAGAGGAAAGTACAGTCGAAAAAGATGCCTGA